The following are encoded together in the Dyella terrae genome:
- the hpnJ gene encoding hopanoid biosynthesis associated radical SAM protein HpnJ: MNHSLQTQNKLLQELGNPMKTLFLQAPSFDGFDGGAGSRYQAKREIKSFWYPTWLAQPAALVPGSRVLDAPVEELSVEDTLGIAGTYDLVIIHTSTPSFPTDAKFAELLKERHPNILIGMVGAKVAVEPDASLLASQAIDFVAREEFDYTCKEVAEGRAFKDIAGISYKLTDGSVQHNPSRATIENMDDLPFVAPIYQRDLKIERYFIGYLMHPYVSIYTGRGCRSKCTFCLWPQTVGGHRYRVRSAANVLAEAKWIKENMPEVRELMFDDDTFTDSSNMDRVHDIARGLHAMGWTWSCNAKANVPYESLKIMKENGLRLLLVGYESGDDQILHNIKKGLRTDIARTFTENCRKLGIVVHGTFILGLPGETKETIARTIQYAKEINPHTIQVSLAAPYPGTSLYKQAIENGWLEPNNSAHLVNEKGVQLAMISYPHLSKEDIFHGVETFYRSFYFRPSKIWEIVKEMAGSWEMTKRRLREGVEFFRFLRAHEA; the protein is encoded by the coding sequence ATGAACCACTCGTTGCAAACGCAGAACAAACTGCTGCAGGAGCTTGGCAATCCCATGAAGACGCTTTTTCTACAAGCCCCTTCGTTTGATGGTTTCGACGGCGGAGCCGGTTCCCGTTACCAAGCCAAACGCGAGATCAAGAGTTTCTGGTATCCCACCTGGCTGGCGCAGCCGGCCGCACTCGTCCCCGGATCGCGCGTGCTCGACGCCCCGGTGGAAGAACTGTCGGTGGAAGACACCCTTGGCATTGCAGGCACCTACGACCTGGTGATCATTCACACCAGCACGCCATCCTTCCCCACCGACGCGAAATTCGCGGAGCTGCTCAAGGAGCGTCACCCCAACATCCTTATCGGCATGGTGGGCGCCAAGGTGGCGGTGGAACCGGATGCTTCGCTGCTCGCGTCGCAGGCCATCGATTTCGTGGCACGCGAGGAGTTTGACTACACCTGCAAGGAAGTGGCCGAAGGCCGCGCCTTCAAAGACATCGCCGGCATCAGCTACAAGCTGACCGACGGCAGCGTGCAGCACAACCCGTCGCGCGCCACCATCGAGAACATGGACGATCTGCCCTTCGTGGCGCCGATCTACCAGCGCGATCTGAAGATCGAGCGCTACTTCATCGGCTACTTGATGCACCCGTACGTGTCGATCTACACCGGACGCGGCTGCCGATCCAAGTGCACGTTCTGCCTGTGGCCGCAGACGGTGGGCGGCCATCGCTACCGTGTGCGTTCGGCCGCCAACGTGCTGGCTGAAGCGAAGTGGATCAAGGAGAACATGCCCGAAGTCCGCGAACTCATGTTCGACGACGACACCTTCACCGATAGCTCCAACATGGATCGCGTGCACGACATCGCGCGCGGACTGCACGCCATGGGCTGGACATGGAGCTGCAACGCCAAGGCCAACGTACCGTACGAGTCGCTGAAGATCATGAAAGAGAACGGCCTACGCCTGCTGCTGGTGGGCTACGAGTCGGGCGACGACCAGATCCTGCACAACATCAAGAAAGGCCTGCGCACCGACATCGCGCGCACCTTTACCGAGAACTGCCGCAAGCTCGGCATCGTCGTGCATGGCACCTTCATCCTCGGCCTGCCGGGCGAAACCAAGGAAACCATCGCGCGCACCATCCAGTACGCCAAGGAGATCAACCCGCACACTATCCAGGTGTCGCTGGCCGCACCCTACCCGGGTACCTCACTGTACAAGCAGGCCATCGAGAACGGCTGGCTGGAACCCAATAACTCCGCTCACCTGGTCAACGAGAAGGGCGTGCAGCTGGCGATGATCAGCTATCCGCACCTCTCTAAGGAAGATATTTTCCACGGCGTGGAAACGTTCTACCGCAGCTTCTATTTCCGGCCCTCCAAGATCTGGGAGATCGTGAAGGAAATGGCTGGCAGCTGGGAGATGACCAAGCGACGATTGCGCGAAGGCGTGGAGTTCTTCCGATTCCTGCGCGCACACGAGGCATGA
- the hpnI gene encoding bacteriohopanetetrol glucosamine biosynthesis glycosyltransferase HpnI, translating into MPFHASVTTPLSWLGIALALSATAYACLSLWAWFRCERVRKHRRANVNDQASRPVSVLKPLHGAEPRLYENLRGFCEQHYAHYELLFGVRDPEDPAIAVVQRLQREFPQLPMALVIDPMVHGANLKVSNLMNVLAQARHDWLVLADSDISVTPDYLSRVTAPLNDPRVGIVTCLYHGVSHAALSSRLGQLFIDDWFAPSVRLAHAFGSTRFAFGSTIALRRDALEAIGGFDALKDTLADDFWLGERTRQLGLHTVLSDLVVGTDVSETRLASLWHHELRWLRTIRAISPLGFIFSFICFTWPVLLLALLLSPSVPCLVIALVGGTARTVRYLASWRSTARPSRWHDFWLTPFRDALLLVEWAGALIHWRVDWRGQVLHARDHAPSRYP; encoded by the coding sequence ATGCCGTTCCATGCCTCCGTTACAACACCGCTGTCATGGCTGGGCATCGCACTGGCCCTGTCCGCTACGGCATACGCCTGCCTGAGCCTGTGGGCCTGGTTCCGCTGCGAACGTGTGCGCAAGCATCGGCGAGCGAATGTGAACGATCAGGCAAGCCGACCGGTCAGCGTTCTCAAGCCGCTGCATGGCGCCGAGCCAAGGCTTTACGAGAACCTGCGCGGCTTCTGCGAGCAACACTACGCGCACTATGAACTTCTCTTTGGCGTACGAGACCCGGAGGATCCGGCTATCGCCGTGGTGCAACGACTGCAACGCGAATTTCCCCAGTTGCCCATGGCGCTGGTGATCGATCCGATGGTGCACGGGGCCAACCTCAAGGTCAGCAACCTGATGAACGTGCTCGCGCAGGCACGGCACGACTGGCTGGTGCTGGCGGACAGCGACATCAGCGTGACGCCGGACTACCTTTCGCGGGTCACCGCACCGCTGAACGATCCGCGCGTAGGCATCGTGACGTGCCTCTACCATGGCGTATCGCATGCCGCACTGAGCTCCCGACTGGGCCAGCTGTTCATCGACGACTGGTTCGCACCTTCCGTACGGCTGGCACACGCTTTCGGCTCTACCCGTTTTGCGTTCGGCTCCACCATTGCCCTGCGCCGCGATGCTTTAGAGGCCATCGGTGGCTTCGACGCGCTGAAGGACACCCTGGCGGATGACTTCTGGCTGGGTGAACGCACGCGCCAACTGGGCTTGCATACGGTGCTGAGTGACCTGGTCGTGGGCACCGATGTCAGCGAAACGCGGCTCGCCAGCCTTTGGCACCATGAATTGCGCTGGCTGCGCACCATACGCGCCATTTCCCCGCTGGGATTCATCTTCAGTTTCATTTGTTTTACCTGGCCCGTGCTGCTGCTCGCCCTGCTGCTGTCGCCCTCAGTGCCCTGCCTCGTCATCGCCCTCGTTGGCGGAACGGCACGAACGGTGCGCTATCTCGCATCGTGGCGGAGCACCGCAAGACCTTCCCGTTGGCATGACTTTTGGCTCACCCCTTTTCGCGACGCGCTATTGCTGGTGGAATGGGCAGGTGCGCTGATCCACTGGCGGGTGGATTGGCGAGGACAGGTATTGCATGCGCGCGACCACGCGCCATCGCGGTATCCTTAA
- a CDS encoding DUF2147 domain-containing protein has translation MHFVKAYLSRWQWAVRFLLVWGLSCGAAFAQAPSGDGSAAAAITGDWLVDSRDAIIRIEPQGDAFVGTIVWQLHDTYGPEDGPELNGKTVTDRHNPDPALRSRPLTGLRLLWGLRYDADAQAWVDGHVYNSDNGKEYHCEVHVPSPDRLVLRGYIGIPLLGGSTTWTRTHEPFPAPASSVHSTN, from the coding sequence ATGCACTTTGTGAAAGCCTATCTTTCCCGATGGCAGTGGGCTGTCCGGTTTCTCCTGGTATGGGGTCTGTCGTGTGGCGCGGCGTTTGCCCAGGCGCCCTCCGGCGACGGCTCCGCTGCTGCGGCCATCACGGGCGACTGGCTGGTGGATAGTCGTGACGCCATTATCCGCATCGAGCCGCAGGGTGATGCCTTTGTCGGCACCATCGTCTGGCAACTGCATGACACCTACGGTCCCGAGGATGGGCCGGAGCTCAATGGCAAGACGGTCACGGATCGGCACAATCCCGATCCTGCGTTGCGCTCCCGTCCGTTGACGGGGCTGCGCCTATTGTGGGGCTTGCGTTATGACGCCGACGCGCAAGCCTGGGTGGATGGCCATGTCTATAACTCGGACAACGGCAAGGAATACCACTGCGAGGTTCATGTGCCGTCACCCGATCGCCTCGTACTGCGTGGCTACATCGGTATCCCGCTGCTGGGCGGAAGCACGACATGGACTCGTACACACGAGCCCTTTCCTGCACCGGCAAGCAGCGTTCATTCGACGAATTGA
- the idi gene encoding isopentenyl-diphosphate Delta-isomerase, whose amino-acid sequence MASRELDYNERVWSRDVVSFQDEPLVLVDEHDRETGFLDKAAAHHGQGILHRAFSLFVFNTDGELLLQQRAEGKRLWPGYWSNTCCSHPRRGETMETAIHRRLGEELGMQCEFQFQFKFQYQAQFDAEGAEHELCWVYAGRTDVAPVANIHEIAALRYVAPDALDREIVAHPERFTPWFKIEWDRLRREHAHVFSPPATLAS is encoded by the coding sequence TTGGCTAGCCGCGAGTTGGACTACAACGAAAGAGTCTGGTCAAGGGACGTGGTTTCCTTCCAGGATGAGCCGCTGGTGCTGGTCGATGAACACGACCGCGAAACTGGCTTCCTCGACAAAGCTGCCGCACACCACGGGCAGGGCATCCTGCATCGTGCGTTCTCGTTATTCGTGTTCAACACGGATGGCGAGTTGTTGCTCCAGCAGCGCGCCGAAGGCAAGCGATTGTGGCCCGGGTATTGGTCCAATACCTGCTGTAGCCATCCGCGTCGCGGCGAGACTATGGAGACTGCTATCCACCGCCGGCTCGGCGAAGAGCTGGGCATGCAGTGCGAGTTCCAGTTTCAGTTCAAGTTTCAGTATCAGGCGCAATTCGATGCGGAAGGTGCGGAACATGAACTCTGCTGGGTCTATGCCGGTCGAACGGATGTGGCGCCTGTCGCCAATATCCATGAGATCGCCGCATTGCGCTATGTGGCGCCGGATGCACTCGATCGCGAGATCGTTGCCCATCCGGAACGCTTCACGCCGTGGTTCAAGATCGAGTGGGATCGATTGCGGCGAGAGCATGCGCATGTGTTTTCGCCGCCGGCGACGCTGGCGTCCTGA
- the hpnH gene encoding adenosyl-hopene transferase HpnH, with product MARASGAARNDPSIIDEEIPLGIPLIQQTKIARYIISKKLSGQKRYPLAMMLEPLFQCNLACAGCGKIDHPKDILQKRMSVEDALRAVDECDAPVVSIPGGEPLIHKEMPQIVQGLIAREKFIYLCTNALLLTKHIDEYTPSPYFTWSVHLDGLKERHDQSVCMEGVFDKAVAAIKLALSRGFRVTINCTLFNNEKPEEIAEFFDFAMSLGIEGITVSPGYSYQHAPRQDVFLGRTESKNLFRDVFRVGKERKSKWVFNQSSMFLDFIAGNQSYQCTPWSNPTYNIFGWQRPCYLLVDEGYASSYKELMEDTAWDKYGVGINPKCDNCMAHCGFEGTAVDDTFAHPLKAARVATFGPRTDGAMAPDLPVLYGDRNDATAIHIPISAIQRRNSSGIDAGH from the coding sequence GTGGCTCGCGCCAGTGGCGCGGCTCGTAACGATCCATCGATCATCGATGAGGAGATTCCGTTGGGCATTCCTCTTATTCAGCAAACCAAGATCGCGCGTTACATCATCAGCAAGAAGCTGAGCGGACAGAAGCGGTATCCGCTGGCGATGATGTTGGAGCCTTTGTTTCAGTGCAATCTGGCCTGTGCAGGTTGCGGCAAGATTGATCATCCGAAGGATATTCTGCAGAAACGCATGAGCGTGGAAGACGCCCTGCGTGCTGTGGACGAGTGCGATGCACCGGTAGTGTCGATTCCCGGTGGCGAGCCACTGATCCACAAGGAGATGCCGCAGATCGTGCAGGGTCTGATCGCGCGCGAGAAGTTCATCTACCTGTGCACCAATGCGCTCCTGTTGACCAAGCACATCGACGAGTACACGCCGTCGCCGTACTTCACCTGGTCCGTCCATCTGGATGGACTGAAGGAGCGGCACGATCAGTCCGTGTGCATGGAGGGCGTGTTCGACAAGGCAGTGGCAGCGATCAAGCTGGCGTTGTCCCGCGGGTTCCGCGTCACCATCAACTGCACGCTATTCAATAACGAGAAACCGGAAGAGATCGCCGAGTTCTTCGACTTCGCCATGTCGCTGGGCATCGAGGGCATCACGGTCTCGCCGGGTTACAGCTACCAGCATGCGCCGCGACAGGATGTGTTCCTTGGGCGCACGGAAAGCAAGAATCTTTTCCGCGACGTGTTCCGTGTTGGCAAGGAACGCAAGAGCAAGTGGGTGTTCAATCAGTCGTCGATGTTCCTGGACTTTATCGCGGGCAACCAGAGCTATCAGTGCACGCCGTGGTCCAACCCCACCTACAACATCTTTGGTTGGCAGCGACCGTGCTATCTGCTGGTCGATGAGGGCTATGCCAGCTCGTACAAAGAGTTGATGGAAGACACCGCGTGGGACAAGTACGGCGTCGGCATCAACCCCAAGTGTGATAACTGCATGGCGCACTGCGGTTTCGAAGGCACGGCAGTGGATGACACCTTTGCGCATCCGTTGAAGGCCGCGCGCGTGGCGACGTTTGGTCCGCGCACAGACGGCGCGATGGCGCCGGATCTACCGGTGCTGTACGGCGATCGCAACGATGCAACGGCCATCCACATTCCCATCAGTGCCATCCAGCGTCGGAACTCGTCTGGGATAGATGCTGGCCACTGA
- a CDS encoding glycosyltransferase: MWLFICAIVPALMWLGLLLVPWRPWSTREHLEAASPSGLRLDGITVLIPARNEADVIGTTLRGLQAQGEGLQVIVIDDQSTDATAAMASAFPNVRVVSGAPLPDGWAGKLWALEQGRQHVRTPLTLLLDADIELRPGMLATLLSHKQREQRQFVSIMADLRRTSFWDRLLLPAFVYYFKLLYPFAISNSRSTLVAAGAGGCILVDTDMLERIGAFASLRDALIDDCTLARQIKRAGGRTWIGLSRDVVSLRPYGSFDSIHRMVARSAFTQLGYSTALLLVVTFLFLLAYGVPLALLGALHVWPLAWVALLAMMLGYLPMLRYYRMPLWWALLLPLGAALYLGMTWSSAIRYWRGVRSQWKGRVYGTGV, encoded by the coding sequence ATGTGGCTATTCATCTGCGCCATCGTCCCGGCCTTGATGTGGCTGGGACTGTTGCTCGTGCCGTGGCGACCTTGGAGCACGCGCGAGCATCTTGAGGCCGCTTCACCGTCGGGCTTAAGGCTCGACGGCATCACGGTGTTGATTCCCGCACGCAACGAGGCCGACGTGATCGGTACGACGCTGCGTGGCCTGCAGGCGCAAGGTGAGGGCTTGCAGGTCATCGTGATCGACGACCAATCGACCGATGCCACGGCGGCGATGGCGAGTGCCTTCCCGAATGTTCGCGTGGTTTCCGGTGCACCTCTGCCGGATGGCTGGGCGGGCAAACTCTGGGCATTGGAGCAGGGCCGGCAACACGTGCGTACGCCGCTGACTTTGCTGCTGGATGCGGACATCGAGTTGCGCCCTGGCATGCTGGCGACCCTGCTGTCACACAAGCAGCGTGAGCAGCGGCAGTTCGTGTCGATCATGGCGGATCTGCGCCGCACCAGTTTCTGGGATCGCCTGCTGCTGCCCGCGTTCGTCTATTACTTCAAGCTGCTTTATCCGTTCGCCATTTCCAATTCGCGCTCCACGCTGGTGGCAGCGGGGGCGGGCGGCTGCATCCTGGTTGATACGGACATGCTGGAGCGCATCGGCGCCTTTGCCAGCTTGCGCGATGCACTGATCGACGATTGCACGCTCGCGCGTCAGATAAAACGGGCGGGTGGGCGTACCTGGATCGGGCTGAGTCGTGACGTGGTAAGCCTGCGGCCGTACGGCAGTTTCGATTCCATCCACCGCATGGTCGCGCGCTCGGCGTTTACCCAATTGGGCTACTCGACCGCGTTACTGCTGGTGGTGACGTTCCTGTTCCTGCTGGCTTACGGTGTGCCGCTGGCCTTGCTCGGGGCGCTGCATGTCTGGCCGCTGGCCTGGGTGGCCTTGTTGGCGATGATGCTGGGTTATCTGCCCATGCTCCGGTACTACCGGATGCCTCTGTGGTGGGCATTGCTGCTGCCGCTGGGTGCGGCCCTGTATCTAGGCATGACCTGGAGTTCGGCAATCCGTTACTGGCGTGGCGTGCGCTCCCAATGGAAGGGGCGGGTCTACGGTACGGGTGTGTGA
- a CDS encoding LexA family protein, whose protein sequence is MPPSEHGGRRSGAGRPAGEPSQRIRVPDSQVPGVLAYLEAYRSPASLEAPRPVSLDPSTVALTAFLSRVPAGVPTLADDDVDEVVDLNQHLVLPGHEPSTFIIRVSGWSMIGAGIFDGDEVLVDRALAPRQGDIVVAVVNNELTIKRLGKVDGHVALLPENAHFKPIVFREGETLSVWGVVTRCLRTLR, encoded by the coding sequence ATGCCTCCTTCAGAACACGGTGGACGCCGCTCCGGCGCCGGTCGCCCCGCTGGCGAACCGAGCCAGCGCATTCGTGTGCCTGACAGCCAGGTGCCAGGGGTGCTGGCCTACCTGGAGGCTTACCGCAGCCCGGCCTCGTTGGAGGCGCCGCGCCCCGTTTCACTGGATCCGTCGACGGTCGCGCTGACGGCCTTCCTCAGTCGGGTGCCGGCCGGTGTGCCCACGCTGGCCGATGACGACGTCGACGAAGTGGTCGATCTCAACCAGCATCTGGTACTGCCTGGGCATGAGCCGAGCACCTTCATCATTCGCGTGTCGGGCTGGTCGATGATCGGCGCGGGCATCTTCGATGGCGATGAAGTGCTGGTGGATCGCGCGCTTGCGCCGCGCCAGGGCGACATCGTGGTGGCGGTGGTCAATAACGAGTTGACCATCAAGCGCCTGGGCAAGGTGGATGGGCACGTGGCGTTGCTGCCGGAGAACGCGCACTTCAAGCCCATTGTGTTCCGTGAGGGCGAGACGCTCAGCGTGTGGGGCGTCGTTACGCGTTGCCTGCGAACCTTGCGGTAA
- the imuA gene encoding translesion DNA synthesis-associated protein ImuA, which produces MGQVVALDSLLHSRQVWQGRAAPAPSSTQPTGWPMLDAALPSGGWPEHAMTEILLPADGVGELQLVLPTLARLTREQRTVMVIAPPYVPYVAGWEARGVVMSRVDIVQADERDVLWAAEQCLRSASCAAVLAWPMKADDRSLRRLQVAADTGKALAFVFRDRHHAVQASPAALRLELESTPEWQVRVRKCRGGNPPMQAVSLALASGWS; this is translated from the coding sequence ATGGGTCAGGTCGTCGCGCTCGATTCGCTCCTCCATAGCCGCCAGGTCTGGCAAGGGCGTGCCGCTCCAGCGCCGTCCAGCACCCAGCCCACTGGCTGGCCGATGCTTGATGCGGCGTTGCCGAGCGGTGGCTGGCCCGAGCATGCGATGACCGAGATCCTGCTGCCTGCCGATGGCGTGGGCGAATTACAGTTGGTGCTTCCCACGCTGGCGCGACTGACGCGCGAGCAACGCACGGTGATGGTGATCGCGCCACCCTACGTGCCTTACGTGGCGGGATGGGAGGCGCGTGGTGTGGTGATGTCGCGCGTGGATATCGTGCAGGCCGACGAGCGCGACGTGCTGTGGGCTGCGGAGCAGTGTCTGCGCTCGGCCAGTTGCGCTGCCGTGCTGGCATGGCCCATGAAAGCGGACGATCGTTCGCTGCGCCGCCTGCAGGTAGCCGCCGATACCGGCAAAGCATTGGCCTTTGTATTTCGTGATCGCCACCATGCGGTGCAGGCTTCGCCGGCCGCCCTGCGCCTGGAATTGGAAAGCACACCCGAGTGGCAGGTGCGCGTACGCAAATGCCGTGGCGGCAATCCGCCGATGCAGGCGGTATCGCTGGCGTTGGCTTCTGGCTGGTCGTGA
- a CDS encoding Y-family DNA polymerase, translating to MLWACILLPQLALDGVLRRRPPSDEPLVLVSGPAQARIVHAANASARAAGMYRGQKLVAAQALLQQFVMIEHDAEDEARWHRLLAAWAYRYSAEVGLYAHAVVLEVSRSLNLFGPWPRFESLLRDDLKELGFRHRVALAPTPHAAYVLAGVHDGLAVTSPEMLREALSPVPIARARLPAEATQGLPSMGIRTLGQVFKLPRAGLQRRFGEALVAQLDRLTGDEPTPMESYRPPDAFEQRMEWTHEIEHVEALMFPLRRLTGDMAAYLAGRDGGVQRFELELEHRSGAPTHVAVGMLTAARDAALLFDCARGRIERLELPQPVMAMRLVARELPPFVPAGRDLFDTRPVHAVPLEQLRERLRARLGEQAIQHLRRTVDPRPEKAQSTSAASTWATSPETLPRPTWLLDTPRPLRGPPPEVLAGPERLETGWWDGGDIRRDYYVVRTTQGQCAWVFCAPGEQGNWMLHGWFA from the coding sequence GTGCTCTGGGCCTGCATACTGCTGCCGCAACTGGCGCTGGACGGTGTCCTCCGGCGACGGCCACCCTCGGACGAGCCGCTGGTGTTGGTGAGTGGCCCCGCGCAGGCGCGCATCGTGCATGCAGCCAATGCATCAGCACGTGCGGCGGGCATGTATCGCGGGCAGAAGCTCGTCGCGGCACAGGCGCTGCTGCAACAGTTCGTGATGATCGAGCACGACGCGGAAGACGAGGCACGCTGGCATCGTCTGTTGGCTGCCTGGGCGTACCGTTATAGCGCCGAGGTCGGCCTGTATGCGCATGCCGTGGTGCTGGAGGTCAGTCGCAGCCTCAATCTATTTGGACCGTGGCCGCGTTTTGAGTCGCTGCTCCGCGATGACCTGAAAGAGCTGGGTTTTCGTCATCGCGTTGCACTCGCGCCGACGCCGCACGCCGCCTATGTGCTGGCGGGTGTGCACGATGGTCTGGCCGTCACCTCGCCGGAGATGCTTCGGGAGGCACTGTCTCCCGTACCCATTGCGCGTGCGCGTTTGCCGGCGGAGGCCACGCAAGGCTTGCCGTCGATGGGTATTCGCACACTGGGGCAGGTGTTCAAGCTGCCGCGTGCCGGGTTGCAGCGGCGTTTTGGTGAGGCCTTGGTGGCCCAGCTTGATCGCCTGACCGGTGACGAGCCGACACCCATGGAAAGCTACCGTCCGCCCGACGCGTTCGAGCAACGCATGGAGTGGACGCACGAGATCGAGCACGTTGAAGCCTTGATGTTTCCATTGCGCCGCCTGACCGGCGACATGGCGGCGTATCTCGCAGGCCGCGATGGTGGTGTGCAGCGTTTCGAACTCGAGCTGGAACATCGCAGCGGTGCGCCGACACATGTTGCGGTAGGTATGCTCACCGCCGCGCGCGATGCCGCGTTGCTGTTCGATTGTGCGCGTGGTCGCATCGAGCGACTTGAGCTGCCGCAACCGGTCATGGCCATGCGACTGGTGGCGCGCGAATTGCCGCCGTTCGTGCCGGCGGGCCGCGACCTGTTCGATACGCGCCCGGTTCATGCGGTGCCATTGGAGCAGTTGCGCGAACGTTTGCGCGCACGGTTGGGCGAGCAGGCCATTCAACACCTGCGCCGCACGGTGGATCCGCGGCCCGAAAAAGCGCAAAGCACGTCCGCGGCATCCACCTGGGCAACGTCGCCGGAAACCTTGCCGCGTCCCACCTGGTTGCTGGATACGCCGCGCCCTTTGCGCGGCCCGCCGCCCGAAGTGCTGGCCGGCCCTGAGCGCCTCGAAACCGGCTGGTGGGATGGTGGCGACATACGGCGTGATTACTACGTGGTGCGCACAACGCAAGGACAATGCGCCTGGGTGTTTTGCGCACCGGGCGAGCAAGGGAACTGGATGCTTCACGGGTGGTTCGCATGA